One stretch of Cygnus olor isolate bCygOlo1 chromosome 1, bCygOlo1.pri.v2, whole genome shotgun sequence DNA includes these proteins:
- the KMT2E gene encoding inactive histone-lysine N-methyltransferase 2E isoform X1: MSIVIPLGVDTADTSYLEMAAGSEPESVEASPVVVEKSNSYPHQLYTSSSHSHSYIGLPYADHNYGARPPPTPPASPPPSVLISKNEVGIFTTPNFDETSSATTISTSEDGSYGTDITRCICGFTHDDGYMICCDKCSVWQHIDCMGIDRQHIPDIYLCERCQPRNLDKERAVLLQQRKRENMSDGDTSATESGDEVPVELYTAFQHTPTTITLTATRVTKVNDKKRKKSGEKEQNIAKCKKAFREGSRKSSRVKGSAPEIDPADSSNFGWETKIKAWMDRYEEANNNQYSEGVQREAQKIALRLGNGNDKKEVSTSNLIFKPPVESYVQKNKKILKAAKDLPPDALIIEYRGKFMLREQFEANGYFFKRPYPFVLFYSKFHGLEMCVDARTFGNEARFIRRSCTPNAEVRHVIEDGTIHLYIYSIHNIPKGAEITIAFDFDYGNCKYKVDCACLKENPECPVLRRSEPTENINTGYETRRKKGKKEKDVSREKETQNQNITLDCEGGATKMKITDNKQRKLSPLRLSISNNQEPDFIDDIEEKTPISNEVEMESEEQIAERKRKMTREERKMEAILQAFARLEKREKRREQALERISTAKTEVKSECKEAQILNDTEFIQEPAKEETATKPTPAKVNRAKQRKSFSRSRTHIGQQRRRHRTVSMCSDIQPSSPDVEVTSQHNETENAALVAEPETETVVTEMVTETEAPALNKCPTKYPKTKKHLVNEWLSEKSDKTGKPADSVSERPLRITTDPEVLATQLNSLPGLTYSPHVYSTPKHYIRFTSPFLSEKRRKKEPVENITGSCKKRWLKQALEEENSSVIDRFNSPSQERSRSPAINGENKSPLLLNDSCSLTDLTTPLKKRRLYQLLESAFSETSTPTPSPYATPTHADITASEPSLFATPPRVKTEDETCRNGYKPIYSPVTPVTPCIHGNTMHFENISSPDSSPEIKRRAYSQEGYDRASILALNSFRNSNLTEMGLQEIKTIGYSSPRNRTDVTRQCTGEMESVSDLQLGLEVIEQSALHKNLEAPTHDRTDSNSQLETAHCGRGTIYSSWVKSPDRTGVNFSMNSNLRDLTPSHQLEVGGGFRISESKCLIQDDARGMFMEASVFCTSEDGIASGFGRTVNNDNLMDGNCTPQNPPQKKKVSLLEYRKRQREARKSGSKTENFPLVTVSPHAAGGGNISSNNGANDGYNNSGENGEQTDNAASLPVPLPTTVYNAAPEDTGNNCAIKETSSEKSEPEVQWTASTSVEQVRERSYQRALLLSDHRKDKDNGGESPCSPCSPSHVQSPPSSHSNLISQLQLKVHSFTECMEEPDPENPEPTSECPSPDTSQKTCKSPSKASKPSSPSPVVSTQSLGKTPAKPDSHWETAANAPEAECANHPKPELQQKQLTNNVQALSKNHPSQSHLRSSAEQLPHSQKLPSAPLKLHCPPSPHVENPPKSSTPHAPVQHGYLSPKPHSQQLGSPYRPHHPQSPQVGTPQRETHRNFYPAAPPLQPGNQQQPSGPLFTQTTSGQSSASYSQFNQQNLNSNAPPPPPPPPPSSTYYQNQQPSGNFQSYSQLKGSIPQQTVFSSGPNQALPGSAGQQTVPGHHVTAGHFLPSQNPSIHHQASASAAPPPPPPPPAPGPHLVQQQSTHQQHSVAHVVGPVHAVAVAPGSHLHSQAAGHHLPPPPPPPGPIPHHQPPHPPTGHQGLQAQHQHVVNSAPPPPPPPPSNVMGSGHHPASAQGLHHPSHQGPPHFPSNAHTGVSSYSSQAPHHTTLGPGPQHQPAGTGPHCPLPGQGPHIQPQGPNSIATPTASGFCPHPGSVTLPHGVQGPQQASPVPGQIPIHRAQNPEEKTSVQLPLLWPLQKLKGDRSGSGNSYSLKSAVSSLRPLKAVPV, encoded by the exons atggGGATACCAGCGCAACAGAGAGTGGTGATGAGGTTCCTGTGGAACTATATACTGCTTTTCAACATACACCAACCACAATTACATTAACTGCTACAAGAGTTACAAAGGTCAAtgataagaaaaggaaaaaaagtggggagaaagagcagaacatagcaaaatgtaaaaaa GCATTTCGAGAAGGATCCAGGAAATCTTCAAGAGTAAAG GGCTCGGCTCCAGAGATTGATCCTGCTGACAGTTCGAACTTTGGATGGGAAACTAAAATCAAGGCATGGATGGATCGTTATGAAGAAGCAAATAACAACCAGTACAGTGAGGGTGTTCAGAGGGAGGCACAAAAAATAGCTCTGAGATTAGGCAatggaaatgacaaaaaagaagTCAGCACCAGCAATCTGATTTTCAAACCTCCAGTAGAG AGTTACGtgcaaaaaaacaagaaaattttaaaagctgccaAAGACTTGCCTCCTGATGCACTTATTATTGAATACAGAGGAAAATTCATGCTGAGAGAACAATTTGAAGCTAATggatatttctttaaaag GCCATAcccatttgttttgttttattccaaattCCATGGGCTAGAAATGTGTGTTGATGCAAGGACTTTTGGAAATGAAGCTCGATTCATCAGGCGTTCATGTACACCAAATGCAGAG GTGAGGCATGTAATTGAAGATGGAACGATTCATCTTTATATTTACTCCATCCATAACATTCCAAAGGGAGCAGAGATTACAATAGCATTTGATTTTGATTATGGAAATTG TAAATACAAAGTGGACTGTGCTTGCCTCAAAGAAAATCCTGAATGTCCAGTCCTCAGACGTTCTGAGCCTACCGAAAACATCAATACTGGATAtgaaaccagaaggaaaaagggaaagaaagagaaagatgtttcaagagaaaaggagactcaAAATCAGAACATCACGTTGGACTGTGAAGGAGGAGCCACCAAAATGAAAATCACTGATAATAAGCAGAGGAAACTTTCTCCCCTCAGGCTCTCCATTTCTAATAATCAG GAGCCAGATTTTATTGATgatatagaagaaaaaactcCCATTAGCAATGAAGTAGAAATGGAATCAGAGGAGCAgattgcagaaaggaaaaggaagatg ACAAGAGAAGAACGGAAGATGGAAGCTATCCTGCAAGCTTTTGCCAGActagaaaaaagagaaaaaagaagagaacaggCTTTGGAAAGGATCAGCACAGCAAAAACTGAAGTTAAATCAGAATGCAAGGAAGCACAGATTCTCAATGACACCGAGTTTATTCAG GAACcagcaaaagaagaaactgcCACCAAGCCCACCCCAGCCAAGGTTAATAGAgctaaacagagaaaaagcttcTCTCGGAGTAGAACTCATATTGGACAACAGCGTAGACGACACAGAACTGTGAGCATGTGTTCAGATATCCAGCCATCTTCTCCTGATGTGGAAGTAACTTCACAGCATAATGAAACTGAGAATGCCGCACTGGTTGCGGAGCCCGAAACAGAAACTGTTGTTACAGAAATGGTTACTGAAACAGAAGCTCCAGCACTTAATAAATGTCCTACTAAGTATCCTAAAACGAAGAAG CACTTGGTCAATGAATGGTTAAGTGAAAAAAGCGACAAGACGGGGAAGCCTGCAGACAGTGTTTCAGAAAGGCCTCTGCGCATAACTACTGACCCTGAAGTTCTGGCTACTCAGCTGAATTCTCTACCAGGTCTCACTTACAGCCCACATGTATATTCTACTCCAAAGCACTATATTCGTTTTACTTCACCATTCCTTtcagaaaagaggaggaaaaaagaaccCGTGGAAAACATTACTGGCTCTTGTAAGAAG cGTTGGTTGAAGCAagctttggaagaagaaaactcaTCAGTGATTGATAGATTTAATTCGCCATCACAGGAGAGATCTAGAAGTCCAGCCATCAATGGTGAAAATAAAAGCCCTTTATTACTGAATGACAGCTGTTCCTTAACAG ATCTAACAACACCACTAAAAAAACGAAGACTGTATCAGCTGTTGGAGTCTGCATTCTCAGAAACGTCCACACCTACTCCTTCTCCATATGCCACACCAACTCATGCTGACATCACTGCCTCAGAGCCATCGCTGTTTGCTACTCCTCCTAGGgtaaaaacagaagatgaaaccTGTAGAAATGGTTACAAACCCATTTATTCGCCAGTTACTCCAGTAACTCCATGTATCCATGGGAATACCATGCACTTTGAG AATATTTCCTCACCTGACAGTTCCCCAGAAATAAAAAGGCGAGCTTACAGTCAAGAG GGATATGACAGAGCATCGATTCTAGCACtgaattctttcagaaattccAACCTGACAGAAATGGGTCTGCAAGAAATAAAGACTATTGGATATTCCAGTCCAAGGAATAGGACTGATGTCACTCGGCAGTGCACTGGCGAAATGGAATCTGTGTCAGACCTCCAGCTGGGACTCGAAGTTATTGAGCAAAGTGCACTGCATAAAAACCTGGAAGCCCCCACACATGATAGGACTGATTCAAACAGCCAATTAGAAACTGCTCATTGTGGACGGGGCACAATTTATTCTTCCTGGGTAAAAAGTCCCGACAGGACAGGTGTAAATTTCTCAATGAATTCTAATTTGAGGGACTTGACCCCTTCACATCAGTTGGAGGTAGGAGGTGGATTCAGAATAAGCGAGTCAAAGTGCCTGATTCAAGACGATGCTAGAGGCATGTTCATGGAAGCATCTGTTTTTTGTACTTCAGAAGATGGAATTGCATCTGGCTTTGGAAGGACTGTCAATAATGACAACTTGATGGATGGAAATTGCACACCCCAGAATCctccacaaaagaaaaag gTATCCTTATTAGAATACCGTAAGAGACAACGAGAAGCTAGAAAAAGTGgctcaaagacagaaaactttCCCCTTGTTACCGTATCTCCTCATGCAGCTGGTGGAGGAAATATAAGTAGTAACAACGGTGCTAACGATGGGTATAACAACAGTGGTGAAAATGGGGAGCAAACCGATAACGCTGCGAGCCTACCTGTACCACTGCCAACTACTGTTTATAACGCAGCTCCAGAAGACACTGGTAACAACTGTGCAATTAAGGAGACATCAAGTGAGAAGAGTGAGCCAGAGGTCCAGTG GACTGCATCAACCTCTGTGGAACAAGTGAGAGAACGAAGTTATCAGAGAGCGTTACTTCTCAGTGATCATAGGAAAGACAAGGACAATG GGGGAGAATCACCCTGTAGCCCCTGCTCACCGTCTCATGTTCAGTCTCCACCTTCATCTCATTCAAATCTCATTTCCCAGTTGCAGCTTAAGGTCCATTCTTTCACTGAATGTATGGAAG aaCCTGATCCTGAAAATCCAGAGCCTACTTCTGAATGTCCGTCCCCAGATACTTCACAGAAGACTTGTAAGAGTCCTTCAAAAGCAAGCAAG CCCTCTTCACCAAGTCCTGTAGTTTCAACACAGTCACTTGGGAAAACGCCGGCAAAACCAGATTCGCACTGGGAAACTGCAGCAAATGCACCAGAGGCCGAGTGTGCGAATCACCCAAAACCTGAGCTGCAACAAAAACAGCTGACAAATAATGTCCAAGCACTTTCAAAAAATCATCCATCTCAGTCACATCTGCGCAGTTCTGCTGAGCAACTTCCACACTCACAGAAGTTGCCTTCTGCACCTTTGAAGCTTCATTGTCCCCCCTCACCTCACGTAGAAAATCCTCCCAAGTCATCTACGCCTCACGCGCCCGTGCAGCATGGTTACCTTTCACCAAAGCCTCACTCGCAGCAGCTGGGCTCTCCGTACAGACCTCATCACCCCCAGTCACCTCAAGTCGGAACGCCCCAGAGGGAAACGCACCGGAACTTTTATCCAGCAGCACCACCCCTTCAGCCTGGGAATCAGCAGCAGCCCAGCGGACCGCTGTTTACTCAGACAACTTCAGGACAATCTTCAGCTTCTTACAGCCAATTTAACCAACAAAATTTGAACAGCAATGCAccacctccccctccccctccgcCCCCCTCTTCTACTTACTATCAAAACCAGCAGCCCTCTGGAAACTTTCAGAGTTACAGTCAGCTGAAGGGCAGCATACCCCAACAGACTGTGTTTTCATCTGGACCAAACCAAGCACTTCCTGGCTCTGCAGGTCAGCAGACAGTGCCAGGACACCACGTCACCGCGGGGCATTTTTTGCCCTCTCAGAACCCCAGTATTCATCACCAGGCTTCGGCCTCTGCTgccccacctcctcctccgccCCCGCCTGCCCCGGGACCTCACCTTGTACAGCAGCAAAGTACTCATCAGCAGCATTCTGTAGCACACGTGGTTGGTCCGGTTCACGCTGTGGCAGTAGCTCCTGGATCACACCTTCACTCTCAGGCTGCTGGCCATCATTTGCCACCGCCCCCTCCGCCGCCAGGTCCTATCCCCCACCACCAACCTCCTCATCCTCCCACGGGACACCAAGGTTTGCAAGCACAACACCAGCATGTTGTCAACTCCGCACCTCCGCCCCCTCCGCCCCCACCGTCCAATGTTATGGGCTCGGGGCACCACCCAGCATCAGCACAAGGGTTGCACCACCCGTCGCACCAAGGACCCCCCCATTTCCCCTCAAACGCCCATACGGGCGTCTCCTCCTACTCCTCACAAGCCCCCCATCACACGACGTTAGGACCTGGACCTCAACATCAGCCTGCTGGAACAGGACCTCATTGTCCACTCCCCGGTCAGGGTCCTCACATCCAACCTCAAGGACCAAACAGTATTGCAACGCCCACTGCTTCAGGGTTCTGCCCCCACCCCGGCTCAGTAACCCTTCCCCACGGAGTGCAAGGACCGCAGCAGGCGTCACCGGTGCCTGGACAGATTCCCATTCACAGAGCACAG AACCCAGAGGAGAAAACCAGCGTgcagcttcctctgctctggCCGCTACAAAAGCTGAAAGGGGACAGGAGTGGAAGCGGCAATTCCTACTCACTGAAAAGTG cagtgTCATCCTTGAGGCCTTTAAAAGCCGTTCCCGTGTGA
- the KMT2E gene encoding inactive histone-lysine N-methyltransferase 2E isoform X5: protein MSIVIPLGVDTADTSYLEMAAGSEPESVEASPVVVEKSNSYPHQLYTSSSHSHSYIGLPYADHNYGARPPPTPPASPPPSVLISKNEVGIFTTPNFDETSSATTISTSEDGSYGTDITRCICGFTHDDGYMICCDKCSVWQHIDCMGIDRQHIPDIYLCERCQPRNLDKERAVLLQQRKRENMSDGDTSATESGDEVPVELYTAFQHTPTTITLTATRVTKVNDKKRKKSGEKEQNIAKCKKAFREGSRKSSRVKGSAPEIDPADSSNFGWETKIKAWMDRYEEANNNQYSEGVQREAQKIALRLGNGNDKKEVSTSNLIFKPPVESYVQKNKKILKAAKDLPPDALIIEYRGKFMLREQFEANGYFFKRPYPFVLFYSKFHGLEMCVDARTFGNEARFIRRSCTPNAEVRHVIEDGTIHLYIYSIHNIPKGAEITIAFDFDYGNCKYKVDCACLKENPECPVLRRSEPTENINTGYETRRKKGKKEKDVSREKETQNQNITLDCEGGATKMKITDNKQRKLSPLRLSISNNQEPDFIDDIEEKTPISNEVEMESEEQIAERKRKMTREERKMEAILQAFARLEKREKRREQALERISTAKTEVKSECKEAQILNDTEFIQEPAKEETATKPTPAKVNRAKQRKSFSRSRTHIGQQRRRHRTVSMCSDIQPSSPDVEVTSQHNETENAALVAEPETETVVTEMVTETEAPALNKCPTKYPKTKKHLVNEWLSEKSDKTGKPADSVSERPLRITTDPEVLATQLNSLPGLTYSPHVYSTPKHYIRFTSPFLSEKRRKKEPVENITGSCKKRWLKQALEEENSSVIDRFNSPSQERSRSPAINGENKSPLLLNDSCSLTDLTTPLKKRRLYQLLESAFSETSTPTPSPYATPTHADITASEPSLFATPPRVKTEDETCRNGYKPIYSPVTPVTPCIHGNTMHFENISSPDSSPEIKRRAYSQEGYDRASILALNSFRNSNLTEMGLQEIKTIGYSSPRNRTDVTRQCTGEMESVSDLQLGLEVIEQSALHKNLEAPTHDRTDSNSQLETAHCGRGTIYSSWVKSPDRTGVNFSMNSNLRDLTPSHQLEVGGGFRISESKCLIQDDARGMFMEASVFCTSEDGIASGFGRTVNNDNLMDGNCTPQNPPQKKKVSLLEYRKRQREARKSGSKTENFPLVTVSPHAAGGGNISSNNGANDGYNNSGENGEQTDNAASLPVPLPTTVYNAAPEDTGNNCAIKETSSEKSEPEVQWTASTSVEQVRERSYQRALLLSDHRKDKDNEPDPENPEPTSECPSPDTSQKTCKSPSKASKPSSPSPVVSTQSLGKTPAKPDSHWETAANAPEAECANHPKPELQQKQLTNNVQALSKNHPSQSHLRSSAEQLPHSQKLPSAPLKLHCPPSPHVENPPKSSTPHAPVQHGYLSPKPHSQQLGSPYRPHHPQSPQVGTPQRETHRNFYPAAPPLQPGNQQQPSGPLFTQTTSGQSSASYSQFNQQNLNSNAPPPPPPPPPSSTYYQNQQPSGNFQSYSQLKGSIPQQTVFSSGPNQALPGSAGQQTVPGHHVTAGHFLPSQNPSIHHQASASAAPPPPPPPPAPGPHLVQQQSTHQQHSVAHVVGPVHAVAVAPGSHLHSQAAGHHLPPPPPPPGPIPHHQPPHPPTGHQGLQAQHQHVVNSAPPPPPPPPSNVMGSGHHPASAQGLHHPSHQGPPHFPSNAHTGVSSYSSQAPHHTTLGPGPQHQPAGTGPHCPLPGQGPHIQPQGPNSIATPTASGFCPHPGSVTLPHGVQGPQQASPVPGQIPIHRAQNPEEKTSVQLPLLWPLQKLKGDRSGSGNSYSLKSAVSSLRPLKAVPV, encoded by the exons atggGGATACCAGCGCAACAGAGAGTGGTGATGAGGTTCCTGTGGAACTATATACTGCTTTTCAACATACACCAACCACAATTACATTAACTGCTACAAGAGTTACAAAGGTCAAtgataagaaaaggaaaaaaagtggggagaaagagcagaacatagcaaaatgtaaaaaa GCATTTCGAGAAGGATCCAGGAAATCTTCAAGAGTAAAG GGCTCGGCTCCAGAGATTGATCCTGCTGACAGTTCGAACTTTGGATGGGAAACTAAAATCAAGGCATGGATGGATCGTTATGAAGAAGCAAATAACAACCAGTACAGTGAGGGTGTTCAGAGGGAGGCACAAAAAATAGCTCTGAGATTAGGCAatggaaatgacaaaaaagaagTCAGCACCAGCAATCTGATTTTCAAACCTCCAGTAGAG AGTTACGtgcaaaaaaacaagaaaattttaaaagctgccaAAGACTTGCCTCCTGATGCACTTATTATTGAATACAGAGGAAAATTCATGCTGAGAGAACAATTTGAAGCTAATggatatttctttaaaag GCCATAcccatttgttttgttttattccaaattCCATGGGCTAGAAATGTGTGTTGATGCAAGGACTTTTGGAAATGAAGCTCGATTCATCAGGCGTTCATGTACACCAAATGCAGAG GTGAGGCATGTAATTGAAGATGGAACGATTCATCTTTATATTTACTCCATCCATAACATTCCAAAGGGAGCAGAGATTACAATAGCATTTGATTTTGATTATGGAAATTG TAAATACAAAGTGGACTGTGCTTGCCTCAAAGAAAATCCTGAATGTCCAGTCCTCAGACGTTCTGAGCCTACCGAAAACATCAATACTGGATAtgaaaccagaaggaaaaagggaaagaaagagaaagatgtttcaagagaaaaggagactcaAAATCAGAACATCACGTTGGACTGTGAAGGAGGAGCCACCAAAATGAAAATCACTGATAATAAGCAGAGGAAACTTTCTCCCCTCAGGCTCTCCATTTCTAATAATCAG GAGCCAGATTTTATTGATgatatagaagaaaaaactcCCATTAGCAATGAAGTAGAAATGGAATCAGAGGAGCAgattgcagaaaggaaaaggaagatg ACAAGAGAAGAACGGAAGATGGAAGCTATCCTGCAAGCTTTTGCCAGActagaaaaaagagaaaaaagaagagaacaggCTTTGGAAAGGATCAGCACAGCAAAAACTGAAGTTAAATCAGAATGCAAGGAAGCACAGATTCTCAATGACACCGAGTTTATTCAG GAACcagcaaaagaagaaactgcCACCAAGCCCACCCCAGCCAAGGTTAATAGAgctaaacagagaaaaagcttcTCTCGGAGTAGAACTCATATTGGACAACAGCGTAGACGACACAGAACTGTGAGCATGTGTTCAGATATCCAGCCATCTTCTCCTGATGTGGAAGTAACTTCACAGCATAATGAAACTGAGAATGCCGCACTGGTTGCGGAGCCCGAAACAGAAACTGTTGTTACAGAAATGGTTACTGAAACAGAAGCTCCAGCACTTAATAAATGTCCTACTAAGTATCCTAAAACGAAGAAG CACTTGGTCAATGAATGGTTAAGTGAAAAAAGCGACAAGACGGGGAAGCCTGCAGACAGTGTTTCAGAAAGGCCTCTGCGCATAACTACTGACCCTGAAGTTCTGGCTACTCAGCTGAATTCTCTACCAGGTCTCACTTACAGCCCACATGTATATTCTACTCCAAAGCACTATATTCGTTTTACTTCACCATTCCTTtcagaaaagaggaggaaaaaagaaccCGTGGAAAACATTACTGGCTCTTGTAAGAAG cGTTGGTTGAAGCAagctttggaagaagaaaactcaTCAGTGATTGATAGATTTAATTCGCCATCACAGGAGAGATCTAGAAGTCCAGCCATCAATGGTGAAAATAAAAGCCCTTTATTACTGAATGACAGCTGTTCCTTAACAG ATCTAACAACACCACTAAAAAAACGAAGACTGTATCAGCTGTTGGAGTCTGCATTCTCAGAAACGTCCACACCTACTCCTTCTCCATATGCCACACCAACTCATGCTGACATCACTGCCTCAGAGCCATCGCTGTTTGCTACTCCTCCTAGGgtaaaaacagaagatgaaaccTGTAGAAATGGTTACAAACCCATTTATTCGCCAGTTACTCCAGTAACTCCATGTATCCATGGGAATACCATGCACTTTGAG AATATTTCCTCACCTGACAGTTCCCCAGAAATAAAAAGGCGAGCTTACAGTCAAGAG GGATATGACAGAGCATCGATTCTAGCACtgaattctttcagaaattccAACCTGACAGAAATGGGTCTGCAAGAAATAAAGACTATTGGATATTCCAGTCCAAGGAATAGGACTGATGTCACTCGGCAGTGCACTGGCGAAATGGAATCTGTGTCAGACCTCCAGCTGGGACTCGAAGTTATTGAGCAAAGTGCACTGCATAAAAACCTGGAAGCCCCCACACATGATAGGACTGATTCAAACAGCCAATTAGAAACTGCTCATTGTGGACGGGGCACAATTTATTCTTCCTGGGTAAAAAGTCCCGACAGGACAGGTGTAAATTTCTCAATGAATTCTAATTTGAGGGACTTGACCCCTTCACATCAGTTGGAGGTAGGAGGTGGATTCAGAATAAGCGAGTCAAAGTGCCTGATTCAAGACGATGCTAGAGGCATGTTCATGGAAGCATCTGTTTTTTGTACTTCAGAAGATGGAATTGCATCTGGCTTTGGAAGGACTGTCAATAATGACAACTTGATGGATGGAAATTGCACACCCCAGAATCctccacaaaagaaaaag gTATCCTTATTAGAATACCGTAAGAGACAACGAGAAGCTAGAAAAAGTGgctcaaagacagaaaactttCCCCTTGTTACCGTATCTCCTCATGCAGCTGGTGGAGGAAATATAAGTAGTAACAACGGTGCTAACGATGGGTATAACAACAGTGGTGAAAATGGGGAGCAAACCGATAACGCTGCGAGCCTACCTGTACCACTGCCAACTACTGTTTATAACGCAGCTCCAGAAGACACTGGTAACAACTGTGCAATTAAGGAGACATCAAGTGAGAAGAGTGAGCCAGAGGTCCAGTG GACTGCATCAACCTCTGTGGAACAAGTGAGAGAACGAAGTTATCAGAGAGCGTTACTTCTCAGTGATCATAGGAAAGACAAGGACAATG aaCCTGATCCTGAAAATCCAGAGCCTACTTCTGAATGTCCGTCCCCAGATACTTCACAGAAGACTTGTAAGAGTCCTTCAAAAGCAAGCAAG CCCTCTTCACCAAGTCCTGTAGTTTCAACACAGTCACTTGGGAAAACGCCGGCAAAACCAGATTCGCACTGGGAAACTGCAGCAAATGCACCAGAGGCCGAGTGTGCGAATCACCCAAAACCTGAGCTGCAACAAAAACAGCTGACAAATAATGTCCAAGCACTTTCAAAAAATCATCCATCTCAGTCACATCTGCGCAGTTCTGCTGAGCAACTTCCACACTCACAGAAGTTGCCTTCTGCACCTTTGAAGCTTCATTGTCCCCCCTCACCTCACGTAGAAAATCCTCCCAAGTCATCTACGCCTCACGCGCCCGTGCAGCATGGTTACCTTTCACCAAAGCCTCACTCGCAGCAGCTGGGCTCTCCGTACAGACCTCATCACCCCCAGTCACCTCAAGTCGGAACGCCCCAGAGGGAAACGCACCGGAACTTTTATCCAGCAGCACCACCCCTTCAGCCTGGGAATCAGCAGCAGCCCAGCGGACCGCTGTTTACTCAGACAACTTCAGGACAATCTTCAGCTTCTTACAGCCAATTTAACCAACAAAATTTGAACAGCAATGCAccacctccccctccccctccgcCCCCCTCTTCTACTTACTATCAAAACCAGCAGCCCTCTGGAAACTTTCAGAGTTACAGTCAGCTGAAGGGCAGCATACCCCAACAGACTGTGTTTTCATCTGGACCAAACCAAGCACTTCCTGGCTCTGCAGGTCAGCAGACAGTGCCAGGACACCACGTCACCGCGGGGCATTTTTTGCCCTCTCAGAACCCCAGTATTCATCACCAGGCTTCGGCCTCTGCTgccccacctcctcctccgccCCCGCCTGCCCCGGGACCTCACCTTGTACAGCAGCAAAGTACTCATCAGCAGCATTCTGTAGCACACGTGGTTGGTCCGGTTCACGCTGTGGCAGTAGCTCCTGGATCACACCTTCACTCTCAGGCTGCTGGCCATCATTTGCCACCGCCCCCTCCGCCGCCAGGTCCTATCCCCCACCACCAACCTCCTCATCCTCCCACGGGACACCAAGGTTTGCAAGCACAACACCAGCATGTTGTCAACTCCGCACCTCCGCCCCCTCCGCCCCCACCGTCCAATGTTATGGGCTCGGGGCACCACCCAGCATCAGCACAAGGGTTGCACCACCCGTCGCACCAAGGACCCCCCCATTTCCCCTCAAACGCCCATACGGGCGTCTCCTCCTACTCCTCACAAGCCCCCCATCACACGACGTTAGGACCTGGACCTCAACATCAGCCTGCTGGAACAGGACCTCATTGTCCACTCCCCGGTCAGGGTCCTCACATCCAACCTCAAGGACCAAACAGTATTGCAACGCCCACTGCTTCAGGGTTCTGCCCCCACCCCGGCTCAGTAACCCTTCCCCACGGAGTGCAAGGACCGCAGCAGGCGTCACCGGTGCCTGGACAGATTCCCATTCACAGAGCACAG AACCCAGAGGAGAAAACCAGCGTgcagcttcctctgctctggCCGCTACAAAAGCTGAAAGGGGACAGGAGTGGAAGCGGCAATTCCTACTCACTGAAAAGTG cagtgTCATCCTTGAGGCCTTTAAAAGCCGTTCCCGTGTGA